In Paenibacillus sp. FSL M7-0420, a single genomic region encodes these proteins:
- a CDS encoding tetratricopeptide repeat protein: MDHNDYVKAAYRSILRSDFAEAITLFEAAIAASPDDAEVRYRCAITYARSGMLDKALEHAVAARRLDGTKPEYQLHLQHLQALKLVQEAKRLLEDEAADSVNPYHPITLLKEAVSLDPLYGDAYVWLAIAHSRMNEHLQAIAVLKEVMSLHPDDSGLRLLMKDLQKSLQHYIQ, from the coding sequence ATGGACCATAATGATTATGTAAAAGCGGCCTACCGCTCGATACTCCGCAGTGACTTTGCTGAGGCCATCACCTTGTTTGAGGCGGCCATTGCCGCAAGTCCCGATGATGCGGAAGTCAGATACCGCTGCGCTATTACCTATGCCCGCAGCGGCATGCTGGACAAAGCGCTTGAACATGCTGTAGCCGCACGCAGACTGGATGGAACCAAACCGGAGTATCAGCTGCATCTTCAGCATCTGCAGGCTCTTAAGCTTGTGCAGGAAGCGAAGCGGCTGCTGGAGGATGAAGCAGCGGACAGTGTGAATCCGTACCATCCGATTACGCTGCTGAAGGAAGCCGTATCGCTTGACCCTCTCTACGGGGATGCTTATGTATGGCTGGCGATTGCGCACAGCCGGATGAATGAACATCTGCAGGCGATTGCAGTATTGAAGGAAGTCATGTCGCTGCACCCGGATGACAGCGGACTGCGTCTGCTGATGAAGGATCTGCAGAAATCGCTGCAACACTATATACAATAA
- a CDS encoding nucleotide pyrophosphohydrolase: MDKSLGDIQREVDAYISQFKEGYFSPLSMLARMSEEVGELAREVNHQFGEKPKKADEADNSIELELGDILFITVCFANSLGIDLTEAHNKVMHKFNTRDAGRWTPKNTD; this comes from the coding sequence ATGGATAAAAGTCTTGGTGACATTCAGCGTGAGGTGGATGCCTATATCTCACAGTTTAAAGAAGGCTACTTCAGTCCGCTGTCGATGCTGGCCCGGATGTCCGAGGAAGTCGGGGAGCTGGCGCGCGAAGTCAACCATCAATTCGGCGAAAAGCCGAAAAAAGCGGATGAAGCCGATAATTCGATTGAGCTGGAGCTGGGCGACATTCTCTTCATTACCGTTTGTTTCGCCAATTCACTCGGTATCGACTTAACTGAGGCCCATAATAAGGTTATGCACAAATTCAATACGCGTGATGCCGGGCGCTGGACGCCCAAAAACACCGATTAG